One window of Nicotiana tomentosiformis chromosome 11, ASM39032v3, whole genome shotgun sequence genomic DNA carries:
- the LOC104087056 gene encoding GABA transporter 1: MGTVGEEDIKVSSVSSVDQEKELDAGALFVLKSKGSWVHCGYHLTTSIVAPPLLSLPFAFVSLGWWGGILCLVIGALVTFYSYNLLSRVLEHHAHLGRRHLRFRDMANDVLGPRWGKYYVGPIQFMVCYGAVIGSTLLGGQCMKAIYLLSNPSGSMKLYEFVVIFGSLMLILAQMPSFHSLRHINLISLLLCLAYSACATAGSIYIGRSSKGPERDYSIDGDKETRIFGIFNAIAIIATTFGNGIIPEIQATIAPPVKGKMFKGLCICYAMLSTTFFSVAISGYWAFGNKAEGLILSNFTHNGQNLVPKSFIFITNIFTILQLSAVAVVYLQPTNEVLERAFADPKSSEFSTRNVIPRVISRSISVIISTTIAAMLPFFGDINAVVGAFGFLPLDFVLPVIFYNLTFKPSKRRPIFWFNMAIALVFSVLGIIAAVAAVRQISLDAKTYRLFANV; the protein is encoded by the exons atggGAACAGTTGGAGAAGAAGATATTAAGGTTAGTAGTGTTTCTTCTGTTGATCAAGAAAAAGAGCTTGATGCTGGTGCCCTCTTTGTTCTTAAATCCAAAG GATCATGGGTGCATTGTGGTTACCACTTGACAACTTCAATAGTAGCTCCTCCTTTGTTAAGTCTTCCTTTTGCCTTTGTTTCACTTGGATGGTGGGGCGGAATCCTGTGTTTGGTGATCGGAGCTCTGGTCACATTTTACTCATACAACCTCTTGTCTAGGGTTCTCGAACACCACGCTCACCTAGGCCGCCGCCATCTCCGATTTCGTGACATGGCCAACGACGTTTTAG GACCAAGGTGGGGCAAATATTATGTGGGACCAATTCAATTCATGGTATGCTACGGTGCTGTCATAGGTTCCACTCTTCTGGGAGGACAATGTATGAAA gcaatCTATTTGCTGTCAAATCCAAGTGGAAGTATGAAGCTATATGAATTTGTAGTCATATTTGGAAGCCTAATGTTGATCTTAGCTCAAATGCCATCTTTTCACTCACTTAGGCATATCAACTTGATTTCTCTACTACTTTGCCTTGCTTATAGTGCTTGTGCCACAGCTGGTTCCATTTACATAG GAAGATCATCCAAGGGACCTGAGAGAGACTATTCAATCGATGGCGATAAAGAGACTcgcatttttggcatttttaatGCAATTGCTATTATTGCCACCACATTTGGAAATGGCATAATTCCTGAAATTCAG GCAACAATAGCGCCGCCGGTGAAAGGGAAGATGTTCAAAGGGCTATGCATTTGTTACGCCATGTTATCAACAACTTTTTTCAGTGTAGCCATTTCGGGATATTGGGCATTTGGGAACAAAGCTGAGGGCCTCATTCTCAGCAACTTTACACATAATGGCCAGAATCTTGTCCCAAAGTCATTTATCTTCATCACTAATATTTTCACCATTCTCCAACTATCCGCTGTTGCTGTG GTGTACTTGCAGCCAACAAATGAAGTACTAGAGAGAGCATTTGCAGATCCAAAGAGCAGTGAATTTTCTACCAGAAATGTAATTCCAAGAGTAATTTCTCGATCAATTTCAGTAATCATATCGACTACAATAGCAGCAATGCTTCCATTCTTTGGAGATATAAATGCAGTGGTTGGAGCATTTGGTTTCTTGCCCCTTGATTTTGTGTTGCCTGTTATCTTCTACAACTTGACATTCAAACCATCAAAGAGAAGACCTATTTTCTGGTTTAACATGGCAATAGCCCTTGTTTTTTCAGTCTTAGGAATCATAGCTGCTGTTGCTGCAGTCAGACAAATTAGTCTTGACGCCAAAACATATCGATTATTCGCAAATGTCTAA